The following proteins come from a genomic window of Dromaius novaehollandiae isolate bDroNov1 unplaced genomic scaffold, bDroNov1.hap1 HAP1_SCAFFOLD_27, whole genome shotgun sequence:
- the LOC112985163 gene encoding olfactory receptor 14C36-like, whose translation MAYDRYVAICRPLHYGTIMDSRACVKMAAAAWASGFLYALLHTGNTFSIPLCQGNTVEQFFCEVPQILKLSCADAYLREVGLNVVTACFSFGCFIFIVVSYVQIFTAVLRIPSEQGRHKAFSMCLPHLAVVSLFLSTSFFAYLKPPSLSSPALDLVVAVLYSVVPPAVNPLIYSMRNKELKDALKKLIQLVLVQQQ comes from the coding sequence atggcctatgaccgctatgttgccatctgcagacccctgcactacgggaccatcatggacagcagagcttgtgtcaaaatggcagcagctgcctgggccagtggttttctctatgctctcctgcacactgggaacacattttcaataccactctgccaaggcaacacagtggagcagttcttctgtgaagttccccagatcctcaagctctcctgcgcagatgcctacctcagggaagtagGGCTCAATGTGGTTACTGCCTGTTTCAGCTtcgggtgtttcattttcattgtggtgtcctacgtgcagatcttcactgctgtgctgaggatcccctctgagcagggacgacacaaagccttttccatgtgcctcccgcacctggctgtggtctccctgtttctcagcacttcattttttgcctacctgaagccgccctccctctcctccccagctctggatctggtggtggctgttctgtactcagtggtgcctccagcagtgaaccccctcatctacagcatgaggaacaaggagctcaaggatgccctgaagaaactgattcaactggtattagttcagcagcaataa